TCGCCCCGGCGGGCATCCCCGGCAGGGCGGCGATCTCGCGGGCGGAGTCGGCGGCCCGCTCGGCGGACCGGGAGCCGATCAGCACGCTCTGTCCGGCCCGGGCGAACCGGTAGGCCAGCCCCCGCCCCTGGTCACCGGTGCCACCGATGATGCCGACGGTCAGTCCGGATACGTCGGGCAGCCTGCTCGCGTCGTGTGCCATGTGGCCATCCTCGCAAAGTCGTCCCACCGGCGGCAGTCACGCACCCCTGCGACAAACCCCGCCGCCGGGTCTCAGGCGCGTTCGAAGAGCACGGTACGACGGGTCGGGTCGGCGGTGACCAGCCGGACCCGGACCCGTTCACCCAGGGGCAGTTCGCCTGCGCAGCGGGCCCGTACCGGCGGGTCGTCCACCGCCACCGTGCCGCCGGGCGGACGCGGTCGCCCGTTCGACGACGGCACGGTCACGTCCAGCACCGCCGCGTCGAAGACCTCACCCACCCGGTGTTCCAGCAGCACCGCCTCGGCCAGTTCGATCGTGCCCCGGCTGGCCGCCCCGGCGGTCCGGTCGGTGGCCGTCATCACCTCGGGCAGCCGCGGCAGCGCCGCGCGGACCTGGTCGGGCACCGGCCGGCCCGCGTGCAACGCCAGGCACACCTCGGTGGCGTACCGGTCGGCGAGGCGCCGCAGCGGCGCGGTGACATGGGCGTACGCGGCGGCCACCCCGCCGTGGGCGGGCTGCTCGGGCAGTTCGCCGTCGAAGGCGGTGTACGCGGCCCCGCGCATCAGTTCGGCCGCCTGGTCGACGAAGGCGGCCTCCCGGGGCCGGGCCGGGTCCAGCCCGGCGAGGATCTCCCCCACGCCGACCCCGTCCGGCCAGGACACCCCCAGCGGTACGGCGGCGGCGCGCAACCGGAGCACCGCCTCGGGTTTCGGCGCCGGCATGGTACGCAGCAGTCCGATCCGCCCGGCCAGCATGATCTCGGCGGCGGCCATGCCGGTGAGCAGGGAGATCTGCGCGTTGTGCTCCTCCATGGGCACCGGCGGGCGCAGGACCAGCCGCCAACCGTCGCCGTCGGGCTCGACGTCCTGCTCGGGCAGGGGCAGGTTGACGGCACCCCGGCGCAGGCCACGGGCGGTCAGCAGGGCGCCGAGCCGGGGCAGCAGGGCGATCGGCTCGGGTAGCCGACCGGCGTCGGCGTCGGCCTGCACCCGGACGTAGTCGAGCTGGGCGCGGCTGCGTACCCGGGCCCGTTCCAGCTCGACCGCGACGGTGCCGCCGTCGGCGTCCAGGTCGATGGTCCACAGCACGGCCGCCCGGTCGACGTCGGGCAGCAGGCTGGCCGCGCCCTCGCTGAGGGTGTGCGGGTGCAGCGGCACGTTGCCGTCGGGTAGATAGATGGTCTGCCCCCGCCGCCAGATCTCCGCCTCCAGGGCACCACCGGCGGGTACGTGCGCGGCGGTGTCGGCGATGGCGTACCGCACCCGGAAACCGCCACCGGGTCGACGGGCGAGATGCATCGCCTGGTCGAGGTCGCGGGAGCCGGCCGGGTCGACGGTGACGAACGGCACGTCGGTCCGGTCGACGGCGGGCGTGGGCGGTGCCGCGGCGGCCTGCTCGGCCTCACGCTGCGCCTCGGGCGGGAAACTCTCGGGCAGACCCAGCTCACGGCGGAGAGCGCCGAAGTCGATGCGGGGCGCCAGCACGCGTCGGATGACCACGGACCAATCCTGGCAGCGTACGGCGCGTTCCGCTCACCGGCGCGGGGTCGGGGAACCGACCCGTCCCGGCGGGGTTCGGCGCCGACCGGTCAGATCGACGTCGAGCCCCCGCCGGGACGTACCCGGGTCTCCGGGGTGGTGCGGGTCGCCCGATCAGCCGGCGGCGCGGCGGGCGGTCGTGCGGGCGGCGGTCGCCCGCGCCGTGCTGGGCTTGGCCGGTGCCCGGCCTGCGGTGGTGCGGGTCGTGCCGGTGCGCGCGGTGGTCTTGCGGACACTGGCCTTCTTCGCCGTGGCCTTCCTGGCCGGTGCCTTCTTGGCCGTGGCCTTCTTCGCCGGTGCCGTTCTCGCCGTGGTCTTCTTGGCCGGGGCCTTCTTCGCCGTGGACTTCGCGGCCGTGGTCCGCTTCGCGGTGGTCTTCTTCGCCGTGGAGCTCGTGGCCGTCTTCTTCGCCGGGGCCTTCTTCGCCACCGCCGAGGTGGTGCGTTTGGCCGCCGCCGTGGTCCGCTTCGCCGCCGAGGTGACCTTCCGGGCGGCGGTCGAGGCCTTGGCGGGGGCCTTCTTCGCCGTCGTCGTGGTCTTCCTGGCCGGCGCCTTCTTCGCGGCGGCGGAGGTCGTCTTGCGGGTGGTGGTCTTCTTCGCCGGAGCCTTCTTGGCGGTGGTCTTCGTCGCCGGGGAGCGGCCGGCGGCCCCGGCGGTCTTCTTCGCCGGTGAGCGGCTCGCCCCGGTGGCTGCCTTCTTGGCCGGCGCGCGGCCGGTGGCGGTCTTGCGCGCAGGCGCCTTGGCCCCGGCCGTGGTGGACCGTGCCGTGCCCGTGGACCGCTGCGCCGTGGTGGTCTTCGTCGCGGTCGTACGTTTGGCGGCCGGGCGGGTGGTGGCCTTCTGTGCTTCGGCCATCTCGGTTCCCTCCTTGGGGACATGCTCTCGCGTGGCTCCGCACGGAGCACGGAGTTCCTCGACGCGGGCAGT
Above is a window of Micromonospora yangpuensis DNA encoding:
- a CDS encoding RNB domain-containing ribonuclease, which codes for MVIRRVLAPRIDFGALRRELGLPESFPPEAQREAEQAAAAPPTPAVDRTDVPFVTVDPAGSRDLDQAMHLARRPGGGFRVRYAIADTAAHVPAGGALEAEIWRRGQTIYLPDGNVPLHPHTLSEGAASLLPDVDRAAVLWTIDLDADGGTVAVELERARVRSRAQLDYVRVQADADAGRLPEPIALLPRLGALLTARGLRRGAVNLPLPEQDVEPDGDGWRLVLRPPVPMEEHNAQISLLTGMAAAEIMLAGRIGLLRTMPAPKPEAVLRLRAAAVPLGVSWPDGVGVGEILAGLDPARPREAAFVDQAAELMRGAAYTAFDGELPEQPAHGGVAAAYAHVTAPLRRLADRYATEVCLALHAGRPVPDQVRAALPRLPEVMTATDRTAGAASRGTIELAEAVLLEHRVGEVFDAAVLDVTVPSSNGRPRPPGGTVAVDDPPVRARCAGELPLGERVRVRLVTADPTRRTVLFERA